The Algoriphagus sp. TR-M9 genome has a window encoding:
- a CDS encoding helix-turn-helix domain-containing protein, with translation MNRIAEILKERGIEEMIPAEQILEELKIKTQTWNKLVANKKDPEFFQLPIIARFLGVEIEDLFPKAPDKSVLAKHNFQTA, from the coding sequence ATGAACAGAATCGCCGAAATACTCAAAGAAAGAGGGATCGAAGAAATGATACCGGCTGAGCAGATACTTGAAGAGCTCAAGATCAAGACTCAAACCTGGAACAAGTTGGTGGCAAACAAGAAAGACCCGGAATTCTTCCAGCTACCTATAATCGCCAGATTTCTCGGAGTGGAGATCGAGGATCTCTTTCCAAAAGCTCCCGACAAGTCGGTACTGGCCAAGCACAATTTCCAAACTGCCTGA
- a CDS encoding DUF7019 family protein produces the protein MLKYYVYISDTKVNMLYSQIPAKFLEKVQGDVRLNFGFLSGTLKKEKKSEENDVIKKLGSVNNYILQHESVGTVENPLNYISGRLRLKYGIVSEYASDIAFFGGEINGKLIGLIGATRSLLGEPKNSESNHAPYYYTLEFLNGLIKMNEKSGESPPFYNYDEAIKIAIETINDSPHSLEFLAKVLHHDENFVLATPIYVSISE, from the coding sequence ATGCTAAAATATTACGTCTACATTTCCGACACAAAGGTCAATATGCTCTATTCACAGATTCCTGCAAAGTTTCTTGAGAAAGTTCAGGGTGATGTTAGACTTAATTTTGGCTTTTTGTCAGGTACATTAAAAAAGGAAAAAAAATCAGAGGAAAATGATGTAATTAAAAAACTGGGTTCTGTCAATAATTATATCCTTCAACACGAGTCTGTTGGAACAGTTGAAAATCCTCTTAATTATATTTCTGGTCGTTTGCGATTAAAGTATGGAATAGTATCGGAATATGCCTCTGATATCGCTTTTTTTGGAGGAGAGATTAATGGTAAATTGATAGGTCTTATAGGTGCTACCAGAAGCCTTCTTGGAGAACCAAAAAATAGTGAATCAAACCATGCTCCCTATTACTACACATTAGAATTTTTAAATGGTTTAATCAAAATGAATGAGAAGTCAGGAGAATCTCCTCCATTTTATAATTATGATGAAGCTATAAAAATTGCTATTGAAACGATTAATGACAGCCCTCATTCACTTGAATTTTTAGCAAAAGTTCTTCATCACGACGAAAATTTTGTCCTAGCAACACCGATTTATGTATCAATTAGTGAATAG